CTGGTATTTATGTTAGATGTTGTGTTTATCATGGGCCTTTTGGCTGTGGGTTCTTCTGTAATAACCCCGTAGTTCCAGATATTCTGGAATTTCATGCTCTCACATATAATCTGGTTCAACGATGAGTATTTAAAATGTCTCTTTCCCTAAAGAACTagtatttacaatataaaaatattaaaggaatagtctacccttttggcatattaaactatgttattacctcaacttagacgaattaatacatatctatctattttcaatgcttgcactgtacagcgcgtcgtgaatgtgttagcatttagcctagacccattcattcctatggtaccaatcAGGGAAgccactagggctgtcacttttgtgaaaaaaatcattttcgatttttttatatataagtgTTTATTGAATCGATTGTAAAATCGATTGTCCATGTCTAAAAagacgtttccattttcaacgccaaataacagacaaatgtaaagagagcgcctgaaacgcacaagtcagcaatatttcttattcattgtcattaagtttcgtgcagaataaaaaacagcaacagtagtgcaacattctctaaaaatatatgcagagtggactgctgccataaatgaaaaacattactgcaggcttcaaccggctgcttttatgatttaggcaattcaaaaattattttaaataatgattcgatccatttcaaacaactgttcaaaaatgaaactttaaatagacttacttgaagttgagaacatgctgtgtatttttttattaaacgtaaccgacacttaggcggcactaggcaggcataatgaaatgcgcaaaaaggctagggccattacaaattattggtcaggaaaacaagtcgatcaacattttaggggtcaagagcagagcgtttttcattcactatatgtccatctgttgagaagacgcactccgaccgtgccaatcttccatcacaaaagcgggtcgctgtcagctcgcaagggtggctccttgtcataactcatcatctcctgtaaggtcacaatttcgacgctctctcgtgttgcacaggtttattgacgttgtcctccattttctttgcagcgattgaaagcgtgaaactataggtgcgtaaaattgctgggtattttctgtctagctttcgcacacctactgcactttcggaattctttattttctttttctgcttgtttgtgagttttgttacatctatatttttaactgtttaattcttttaaaattaatagtgtacatatttggttaaaatcgattgcctattttcgttttcgaaactttttttggttggtccgatcgattgtgcaatcgtttttcgaacgaaaagtgacagccctagaagccaccaaacacttccatgttttccctatttaaagactgttacatgaggagttataccagtaagtatggtgccacaaaataaaagttttttttttggtaccatagcaatgaatggggctaggctaaatgctaacatattcacaacgcgctgtacagtgcacgcattgaaatataatttaataacatagtttaatatggcaaaagggtagactattcctttaatattaaatattatttatataaaaataaataaatatttgcattAATAAAAAGTAGAGTGCTGAAATgcgaccctgcctgtgaaaacccagctaaagtaattttttgtgatttttgtgaaaaataaccttTATATCttcaatattgactgagtaagaccatgtcaaagattgaactCAATGAttgaatcaaactttgatgtccCTTATCTCAAAATCAGATTATGATCTCACAGGGAGGGTCGCAAATATTTCTCACTGATGGCCACATCCCCGCTCAGCTGACCACATGCTCAAGTTTACGCTTCTGTTTTTCTCCAAACTTGGGTTTCATAATGAATCACATGTTGTGAAACGGCAGTTTCTGCTTTCTGATACATGTGGAAAATTTCAGCAACATGACATTTTCTTCATTACAGCTCCAATTCGTCTGTGCTTGCAGGACATAAGCGAGAGGGAAAAATCAATTCTACTGCAAGAATAATCTCCAAAGCTCAGTGCAAACAAGACTTTTGACTCAATATCACGGCTAATCTTAACTCTCAAGGGCTGAGAAATCCATTTAGGAGCATACAAATTGAGGAGGTCAGGTTGCATTTTCCCCCCTCTGGCTAATAGATTTGTATACGTTTCCCTCTCCATTACTTGAGGTACAAAAAGAGGGCGGAGGCTGGATCCATTCGCATTAATGACCACCGTCCCATGATGCCCCATAAAGGGTAGGAAAGCGTGATCAGTATAATGGTGTACACCAAATCCTAATCATCATCAGCCTTGTGCTTAATATAATGGGAACATTTGCAACATTACTGTATGAAGAGGCATTCCCCTTGACTATTTATTGAGTTTGTTTATTGAGTCATTGTGTCTGTGAAAGCCTTGAGCTTGCTGAtgattcataaaaaaaaatctgctgtTGCCATTTTGGTCTGATggccaaaaataacaaaaaggcGAAAATAGTCAAAAATGGAAGGTGCTTCAAATCAGGGAGATTTAATGGCAAATACACAAGTGCTTCAACTTATTCTGACATCCCTTTTCGTAGCCTCGTCCCTCCTCTATTACATAACACAagttaaattaagtgtttagttAAGTTTTAAGGAAACGGTTCACATTTATCAGAAATACACAGGAATGAAACGCATATACTTATTTAATGCATGTTCCTGCATCTGTATCCTGACTTATTGTTTTCTTATTGACACAAGAGTGAATAATGGTGGGGATTTTTCCCCTAGCTTTACTTGACTGACATTGTTGGCAGATTTTATCAGTTTTTACAGACTTGTAGAAATATTTTCTCAGGTTCAGTGCTGTTATTCTTCCATTTTATTGTCTCTAAAGTGCCTCTAGGGGAATATAAACAATTTGCATAAGCGAACACTTAGCCATATAAACCCACCCTCAGAATAGCCTGTCCTACATTGGACCCAAAAGTCGATAGTCATGATAAATATTCATTACTTTTTGCATTCACTTACTGTGTCTTTGTTTTGCATCAAGTCCAAAAAACACAGATGTGTTTATTATATCCATGTTTAGTTTTTATAGCTCAGTTTTacagcagtgcaaaaggtcatgggttcgaacacAGGGAACACACAGGTTCATATatatgtataccttgtaatgcactgtacgTCACTTTTGATAAAAGCATATGCCAATTGCATAACTGTGTAAATCTATTAAACAATTTTGTTAAATTTGGTCATGACTCCTGTAAATTAAGGCCATGCCATTGAAAGCATTCCGGTCTTCTGTGCATTTCAGCCACGGCCGCCGAATCGGCCAAAATCCAAGATGGTCTCGTCTCCATCCGGACCGACAGCTGGAGGAGTAAAGCTCTCGGTTAGTCGCAGTTCATCAAGTGCCCGGCGTAGACGTACACGCTGCCGGAGATGTGAGGCCTGCACACGCAAAGAATGTGGGGAGTGCCATTTCTGCAAAGATATGAAGAAGTTCGGAGGACCAGGCCGCATGAAGCAGTCCTGCATCATGAGACAGTGCATAGCGGTCAGTCTGTATGTTGAGCTTTTTTGCCAAACTGTATCTCTGGGCATTGTCATCACTGGCCTGTATGTGTTTTGCAGCCCGTTCTTCCTCACACCGCAGTGTGTTCTGTGTGCGGTGAGGCCGGGAAAGAAGACACAGTAGAGAATGAGGAAGAGAAGGCCAACATGATGCTCATGGAGTGCTCCATCTGCAATGAGATCCTGCATCCAGCATGTTTGAAGGTTGGTTTCCCAACTGATCTAATAAGTAAAATGAAAGTGTAATGTCTCAATGATAATGACATCTGTAGTTGGGCTGTGTATTGGCAAGAATCTAACAATATGATGCGTATCACAATACAGGGGTGCACACCACAATATGATGCAATACGGTGCGATGATGTGCAACGGGTCATTATATTGGGATATTTTCTAATTTACGAATATAATAGGATATAATTTTAGGAAAGCTGTCATTGAGAACACACCACCATATGGCGCACCCATATGCTAGTACTTCCTGTCAGTGTTTAAGTTCAGAGATAagggctgtttctcaatcctaagaaccaaagaacggacttgcgttctcgtggagatcaggcgaccttggaagaacgaactcagaaggtcgcgagaacacagaacgcacttgtgagaattaAGATGTTTGCGATCTTTCTGTTGATCACCTGACCTCCGCCAGTGTTTTGCCGCAATGACTTCTGGGGCGTAAAGCTATTTCAGCGCACTCAATGCATGcttgatatcaagaacacatccgggtattttcatgcgtcctttgtacttgcgttcttgagaattggaattaaACTTAGACGGCTAATGATGATGTAGAGCGAGAACACAAGGACTCTGAaaaacgcatattgagaaacagccaagaAGAATGTAATCCAGTAGTGGGGATGTAAACTCTAAATGAAACAGCTGCCATGAATTTTGTATGATTCAAACAAATATATCGATATTGCATTGTTGAGAATCGATTTAGTATTGGCAAACAGAAAACTGTGATATGCACATGTATCAATATATTTTGTGTGATGTTGGGCCAATATTATTGCTtactattatttctttttataattttaGATATACAGTTTATTTGTGTTTGGAAGAAACTAATCCTGTTTATTTTTTCTAGGAGAAAGATGCCGAAGGTGTTGTGAATGATGAGTTGCCAAACTGCTGGGAGTGTCCAAAATGCAATCAGGCCGGAAAGACAGGGAAAGTAAGCATCATATTCTTACctaaccacacacacaaaaattttTTAACTGTTATTAATTTGTATATTAAATTACTATTTGTTTTCCTTTCCACCTTTTGGTGACAAAGCAAAAAAGAGGACCGGGTTTTAAGTACGCATCCAATCTTCCTGGCTCTCTGCTCAAAGAACAGCGAACGAACCGGGACATAAAGGAAGAGCTAGACTCAAACATGTCGACAGAATCCAACACCTCTACTGTTTCTCCTGTCACAAAGACCGAACGAGAGGACAGTGCTACCTGCAAATCCGAGGAAATATTTAAGAAACGTTCCTTAGACGTCTCTTCAGAAAGTCTATTGAAACCCAAATTAGAGGACAATCCACTCCGCAAGAAGAGGAAACTCTTTGACAAGGACTCAGATTCAGAAACCAATATCAAGAAAAAGGTAGCGAGACACTGAATAGATGAAAGCAGATAAGAGatcaaataatatttttgcaAAGCATGTATTTTGACCCTCTTTTAAATCCACAGAAGAGATCAAGGCCTGGTGATCTGTCAACCTCTAAAGTCCAGCGACAGATCAAGACAGAGAAAGAGGATGATGTGGACTATGATGAAGATAACACACAAGCAATGGCAAGAAGACCCTTCAGTTTTGTGCACTCAGAGGAGGAGGATGGAGATGATGAAagggaggaggaagaggagatAAAGAAGGAGAAGAAAAGCgaagaagaaaatgtgaaacCCTTGGCCAGCCATCTGCACATGACCTCTGCTGTACGAGAGAGTGACCAATCACACGGTGGTTCTCCACGGGCAGGGCCCAGCAGCAACTTGGGTGGAGACGTGCAGGTGAAGGGTCAACGGAAAGCAAAGCGTAAACCTCGCTTGCCCAACAAAGAACTGAGTAAGGAACTTAGTAAACAGCTTAACCAGGAGATCCAAAAAACAGAGGATCGGCTGGCCCATCAGAATGGTCACACAGTGAAGATGGAACTGGGTAGTGATGGAGAGGACAGAAAGCCATTGAATAATGGCAGTAGCCATCTAAGAGACTGGCTGAGGCCTAAACGAGAACTGAACGGATCCCCGCGAGAGCAGTCTCCAATGAACTGGATTAGAACCGCGCCAACACCTCTCATTCGTCCGACACCTTGTTGCTCTCCACCGAAATGTGTTCAAATGGAGCGTCATGTGATTCGACCCCCTCCAATTAGTCCTCCGCCTGACCGGCTGCCTCTGGATGATGGAAACAACCACGTAATGCGGAGAGAGGTGTGGATGGCAGTATTCACCCACCTCAGGCACCAAGACCTGTGCATCTGCATGCAGGTCTGCAAGACCTGGAATAGATGGTAGGTCTTTCTGGAATTGGGCAAGAGAGCATTGCTTTTGTGAATACACCGTGCATGTCGTTCTAGGGTGGAGCATTTAATCAGTAGTGCAAAAGTCATGGGGTTCGATtcacagggaacacacatactaagGAAAAAATGCACAGCTTGAATCCACTGTAATAAGTTGCTCTGGAtttaaagcatctgctaaatctgcaaataataaactgaaCCCGATACATTTGTACTAATTCTGATTGGTACAACTAATTGGTTGTGCAACAAGAGCGAAACAAAGTGTAGATGTTTCTAGATCCGGCTGCTGTGTTTCTATTGGTCTAGTATTGTGCTTTTGATCGTAACCACACCCAAATCCTTATCCTGACAAATATAACCACTAGACTGGATTTGGCTCCATCTACTGACTCCAGTGTATtggcaaaaaatctaaatttcaACTAAATTAGGCATTTTTAGTAGCTAATATCCTTTTTAGAGGTTAGGCTTTCTGTGCAAGATGTTTGCGACCCTGCCTATGAAAACCTAGCTGACGTCATTTTTTGCGATTTACTGATTTTCTACGTAATAAAAATTAACTTTCTGTGAATATGTAACTTTGATATCAACTGAGTAAgacatgtcaaagattgaaatcaatgaataaaaacaaacttCTGATCTCATAATTAGAATATGAGACTTAAAGCtggatttaaagggacactccattttttttgaaaataagctaattttccagctcaccTAGAgttaaagattttatttttaccgttttggaatccattcagctgatctccaggtctgggtttaactccgggtctggcggtaccacttttagcctGGCTTCAGTCCAttcaatccattgaatctgattagaccattagcatcgcacttaaaaataaccaaagagttttgatatttttcctatttaaaacttgactcttctgtagttacattgtgtactaagaccgacggaaaatttaaagttgcattTTCtcggcagatatggctaggaactttactctcattctggcgaaAGTTTATTAAGTTACCCAACTTTCAAAgtctattgaaagttaccaaggggactattttcggcagTGTGTAATATTATTACACCTCCTGCCACCATGCTCTACCAGCTAAGCAAGTTCAATGTAGTGACAATCTTATCTTGGTACCACCCTTAGTAGGGTTAATTATTTGTCCTCATCTCTTAGGTGTTGTGATAAAAGACTCTGGACCAAGATCGATCTAAACCGCTGCAAGTCCATCACACCCCTCATGCTGAGTGGCATTATCCGCAGACAGCCCATTTCTCTAGACCTGAGCTGGACCAACATATCCAAAAAACAGCTTAGTTGGCTAATCAACAGGTTACCTGGTACGTCTAAACTTTTACATACGTCTGATCTGCCTAATGGTGGATTTATTGCTCAATGCTCAGTTTATATCGTCTGTCTATATTTAACTTGAATCCCTTCCTGTAGTTGTTTATGTGATGTGATAATCGCTTTTTATGCTAAGTACATTACTTACATGACACCTTTGTGCTGGATTCTGGCAGGTCTGAGGGTTCTTTTACTGGCAGGGTGCTCATGGGCAGCTGTTTCAGCTTTATGCACGTCCAGCTGTCCTTTGCTACGAACTCTGGATGTTCAGTGGGTTGAGGGACTGAAGGACAACCAAATAAGAGACTTACTTTCCTCTCCAACAGACAACAGACCAGGTATTAATTAGTAATTTTAACTCCTGTTTCATTAGAGTATGACCCTGATTTGTGCATTTGTCAATTTATAGCCTttttgtaatgttgtttaaaaacaaacttaggAGCATGTGTGTGTCTCTCAGGTCACGTGGACAGTAGGAGTAAATTGAGGAACGTTGAGGATCTTTGTCTAGTTGGTCTGGATATCACAGACACGTCCCTGAAGTTAATCATAAAACACATGCCCTCTCTGTCTCGACTGGATTTAAGTTACTGTAACCACATCACTGACCAGAGCGTCAACATCCTTACGGCAGCTGGCACCACAACCAGAGACTCTCTCACACACGTCAAACTGTCAGGTATACAAACCATACTAATGCAAAAGAGGGTGTCACACAGTGTGTTGATCCCAAAAAACGTTAATAGAATAGCTAAAGTGACTTTTGTATGAAGGCAAACACGTCCCAGGATTAATATCGGGATTGGACCTAGTAACATTCCTGGAATAAGTCCTTTTGAGGTACAGGTTACTGAGCTGAAAAACAACCCATCTGTGTATTGTTATTGCATAATTTGATGCATTGCATCTTGCGAAAACAGTCGATGGCTTTAACTATACTTCTACGGGTCAGGAAATAACTTTTAAATCAGGTAAAGCTGGCAAATCTAATTCAGTAGTTACCGTTATGAACTTTaattctctctttcttttttccaCAGTTTGTAACAGAGTTACAGACCAATCACTGACCTACTTCAAACGCTGCGGAAACATTTGTCACATTGACTTGCGTTACTGCAAACAGGTGACCAAAGAGGGTTGCGAACAGTTCATTGCGGAGATGTCCGTCATTGTGCAGTTTGGACTGATCGAAGAGAAACTACTGAGCAAACTGAGCTAGTCAACAAAGACACTGACAGTACACACTGTCTTGGAACCCAGGGAACTAACAATTTAACCCCTACTTTTCTACACTTTTCTTCAACACAGGATGTGTGAAGCCTACAGACACTTATAAGAAAACCAGCAAGTGATAATGGAAACTCACTCCAAGCAAATATCTGAACTCGCAGATGCCTGACCTTACAGATACAGAACTGTATTCGTTTTATGTGGCCATTTCAGCCTTTTGTTTATGTTGTGCCACTATGGCAGAGGTTTGTTCAGTTTTTAAGTTTACAAGGCACAGCGAGAAGAGTGTGCCGACTTTAAAGTAATATTTACTCAttttgcaaacattttatataaaaaaaagaaaaaaactttaatagTCACACTGTTCATTGTCGCAATGACGAAACGGACTGTTATTTTCTTTAtccaaaaagaaaaatctatgatgcatgtgtttttttgttaCCATGCAAACGTTAAGCGTCATGCAGTATTAATTTTTGTATCAGAATGGATTTCACCCTTATGTGCAGTATTACATGCACTTGTGTATATGTATAGACTATTGACAGTATTCAGTCAGtacaaagtttattttttttctacgcAGTAGGAAATTAAGGTTCATATCTATTCTAGTTGGTAATTGTTCAGATGATTTTGTAATGTTAATTTAAGATATGTTGTCTTCTAATTGTCTTGCAGGTACATTCTCTTTTCATACAACTCTTACTTACCTTGGCTTCTTTCATTTGTATATATCTGGGGTAAAAAAACTTATTTGCACtgttttaccttaaaaaatacagatatTTTTTCCAGTGTTTAAGATTTGCTTTGTGTTTTGTAAACAACTTATATTCCCACTGCGATGTGTGCTGTTTTAACCCACGGTTGGGTactaaaatatgtatatttataactttaatataaatgttcatatttgaGCATTTTTAGGATATACATATGGCAACTATTAGCAAAACAGAAACAAGTAAGTGGAAAATGTAAGATGTATAAGACCATTTAAATCCATATCAGCCAAGTCGAAATAACGTTTTCCCGCCCTATCACTTTACCTCATGTCAAAACGTTTAACTAAATACTCGTTACATACAACTTACCTCTGTGAACAAGTGCTCCAGAATGAACACCAATCATGTAAATGATTAGGTTTATACTCCCATTTATCTGTAATATTAATGATTAACTCTCTCTGGTGTTCTGTCATCACCTCACGTCCCGCTTATTCACTAAATAGCCAGAAGGCGCATTCGAAGCATGCAGCACTGCGCAGACGGTTCGTCATATGACGTCAAGGTACCGCGAGAGCTGTGCTATTGAAATATCTCCCGCGGTGTTTTAATGTCATACGGAGGTCGATCTGCGTAGTCGAACACGTATTTACAACATCGAAAATATTATAGGACAGAAAATTGTTAATTCAAGGTACCATATTTTATTAAAGTTCATAAATCATCTTTGAATTACCAAAATAAAAAGTTCAACATTCCAAAATACAAAGACCAGACCCCAAAACATCCTGCAGCGTTCAGTTTATGTAATTTAGAGTGTAATGTTGTCTGCTCAGCTAGAGTAGTTGCCTACTGTAAGTGACATCTTTTAGAGATAGCAGCATTAGAAACACACATGTATGCACAGTGTCAGTGTTGGGTACACAAATGTGGACAAGGTTAACAAAAATCTGatcattatttaaatgaatggGTGTGACAAAAGCAATCAATTCTACTGAAGTCTTTTCAAGACTAAACCAACTACTTAATCAATGCTGTTTACATTCTAGAAAAACTGGGCggagcaaatgtaaaaaaagttaaatatatccATAGATTGaatgtatattttgtatattgtaTAAAAATCATATAATTACACTATATTTGTTTGTCTAGGAAATACCACAGACATACATTTGATTACATAATTCACAGCATAAATGCATCTAGACTAATTATATAACACATTTCCTCtcatcattttaaaaatatctagACTTGAATATTCACAAAGGAGGGGgataaaattaagtaaaactTAAGTAAAATCTGTTTTCACTAATGGTCTAAACACATTGGAGGACTGTGACAAGTAAATCCATGTAGCACCGCTTGTGGAAATTGAATAATGTCCACGTTTTTTGTTCTAACAACACACCAAAGGATGATTTTGATGGTATTGCTTGAGATGAAGAACAATAAAGCAGGTTTGTTTTcttgatcaacagtaaaaatttgtttatttaatgcTGTATGACCAATTAAAGGTGCACTTAACTTAAATGTTTCGGAGCACAAAATCGCTTTGACAAATCTGTTTAAAAATCTGTTTAAGGTGGTAACCACCTTGTTATGAAATATCTTCGGTTGCTAAATAAATCAATCATGGGTGACAATGACAAATATGCACATTTCTGTTAACGGcattgataaataattttttctttGTAGTATGGGTAtataaagggcacctattatgcaaaataaatgtgcgaacacaaccaccctacaatgaaaaaaatcctctCACTcctttttaatccccattaaaccacaGCAGTCTcatagacatgctgttttgattctcttgttaatgtgatgtcacacaaacaaagccccgcccacagccactcACTGACAGTCATGCATTACCGTAGTTTCTGCCCTCAGCGAGTACGCTGTTTGCCATATCTCAATAGTGAAATATACTAttgactgtattcacaggaatcaaaTCTGCTTTCACTTTAATCGCTCACTGCTTCTTGTGGTAAGGAAATAAGTAgtagtagctcatttgcatttaaaggtacagacacgaAAATCCCATTTTTGCCCCCACCCAAATAGGGACACTTTGgaaatgctataataaatgatctgtggcgtattttaagctgaaaattttaggcacacctgagacttatattactaTATAAGTCTAGGATACTAAAAGGACAAATAAGTGTTAATCAAACATAAATGGTGCACCTTTAGCTAAAAAAATATAACGGAGGCAGACTAAATCACACACCTAATGTTTTACAGGTACAAGTTTGATTCAAGATTAAAATAACCAAGGTTATTCAATAAGCTACATAACTGCAGATGCTGGATTTCAGTGACTGGAAAAACATACGATACAGTTTCTCTTAAACTTACAGTCACCATTGCTTTATATAACTACCCTGCTGGCTGGTCATTTGTTTCACATATGCTAAATTGTGTTGTGATAATAGCtgatttaacaaataaaaatca
This window of the Paramisgurnus dabryanus chromosome 10, PD_genome_1.1, whole genome shotgun sequence genome carries:
- the kdm2bb gene encoding lysine (K)-specific demethylase 2Bb isoform X1, producing the protein MHALPTILRDNTTLISQQVVTIKLNLLCKITLRSICRRMYDENEDLSDVEEITNIRGFNLEDKLESHLYNSDLVHYMDGKDFTYEYVQREALRTPLIFKAKDGLGIRMPDPEFTVSEIKGLVGSRRAVDVMDVSTQKGSEMSMAQFVRYYETPVEERDKLFNVISLEFSHTKLENLIKRPTVVDLVDWVDNMWPRHLKERQTEATNVMSEMKYPKVQRYCLMSVKGCFTDFHIDFGGTSVWYHVFKGRKVFWLIPPNLHNLSLYEDWVVSGKQSDIFLGDRADGCQRIELEQGYTFFIPSGWIHAVYTPEDTLVFGGNILHSFNIPMQLTVYEIENRTKVHSKFRYPFFYEMCWYVLERYVHCLTRRSHLSSDFRRESVQTAEPKLVMEEPVSTPRLDMGQDSCETQLEKTEGTTRPSASLPCQTFKPTQANDSEDSLKSLLSECPKTPSGSPGIEHSGKWTHLTEFELTGLKALVEKLESLPETKRCVPEGIDDPQALLDDVKVVLKEHADDNPKLAITGSPIVCWPKKTGKPRPPNRPKSKMVSSPSGPTAGGVKLSVSRSSSSARRRRTRCRRCEACTRKECGECHFCKDMKKFGGPGRMKQSCIMRQCIAPVLPHTAVCSVCGEAGKEDTVENEEEKANMMLMECSICNEILHPACLKEKDAEGVVNDELPNCWECPKCNQAGKTGKVTKQKRGPGFKYASNLPGSLLKEQRTNRDIKEELDSNMSTESNTSTVSPVTKTEREDSATCKSEEIFKKRSLDVSSESLLKPKLEDNPLRKKRKLFDKDSDSETNIKKKKRSRPGDLSTSKVQRQIKTEKEDDVDYDEDNTQAMARRPFSFVHSEEEDGDDEREEEEEIKKEKKSEEENVKPLASHLHMTSAVRESDQSHGGSPRAGPSSNLGGDVQVKGQRKAKRKPRLPNKELSKELSKQLNQEIQKTEDRLAHQNGHTVKMELGSDGEDRKPLNNGSSHLRDWLRPKRELNGSPREQSPMNWIRTAPTPLIRPTPCCSPPKCVQMERHVIRPPPISPPPDRLPLDDGNNHVMRREVWMAVFTHLRHQDLCICMQVCKTWNRWCCDKRLWTKIDLNRCKSITPLMLSGIIRRQPISLDLSWTNISKKQLSWLINRLPGLRVLLLAGCSWAAVSALCTSSCPLLRTLDVQWVEGLKDNQIRDLLSSPTDNRPGHVDSRSKLRNVEDLCLVGLDITDTSLKLIIKHMPSLSRLDLSYCNHITDQSVNILTAAGTTTRDSLTHVKLSVCNRVTDQSLTYFKRCGNICHIDLRYCKQVTKEGCEQFIAEMSVIVQFGLIEEKLLSKLS
- the kdm2bb gene encoding lysine (K)-specific demethylase 2Bb isoform X2 codes for the protein MHALPTILRDNTTLISQQVVTIKLNLLCKITLRSICRRMYDENEDLSDVEEITNIRGFNLEDKLESHLYNSDLVHYMDGKDFTYEYVQREALRTPLIFKAKDGLGIRMPDPEFTVSEIKGLVGSRRAVDVMDVSTQKGSEMSMAQFVRYYETPVEERDKLFNVISLEFSHTKLENLIKRPTVVDLVDWVDNMWPRHLKERQTEATNVMSEMKYPKVQRYCLMSVKGCFTDFHIDFGGTSVWYHVFKGRKVFWLIPPNLHNLSLYEDWVVSGKQSDIFLGDRADGCQRIELEQGYTFFIPSGWIHAVYTPEDTLVFGGNILHSFNIPMQLTVYEIENRTKVHSKFRYPFFYEMCWYVLERYVHCLTRRSHLSSDFRRESVQTAEPKLVMEEPVSTPRLDMGQDSCETQLEKTEGTTRPSASLPCQTFKPTQANDSEDSLKSLLSECPKTPSGSPGIEHSGKWTHLTEFELTGLKALVEKLESLPETKRCVPEGIDDPQALLDDVKVVLKEHADDNPKLAITGSPIVCWPKKTGKPRPPNRPKSKMVSSPSGPTAGGVKLSVSRSSSSARRRRTRCRRCEACTRKECGECHFCKDMKKFGGPGRMKQSCIMRQCIAPVLPHTAVCSVCGEAGKEDTVENEEEKANMMLMECSICNEILHPACLKEKDAEGVVNDELPNCWECPKCNQAGKTGKQKRGPGFKYASNLPGSLLKEQRTNRDIKEELDSNMSTESNTSTVSPVTKTEREDSATCKSEEIFKKRSLDVSSESLLKPKLEDNPLRKKRKLFDKDSDSETNIKKKKRSRPGDLSTSKVQRQIKTEKEDDVDYDEDNTQAMARRPFSFVHSEEEDGDDEREEEEEIKKEKKSEEENVKPLASHLHMTSAVRESDQSHGGSPRAGPSSNLGGDVQVKGQRKAKRKPRLPNKELSKELSKQLNQEIQKTEDRLAHQNGHTVKMELGSDGEDRKPLNNGSSHLRDWLRPKRELNGSPREQSPMNWIRTAPTPLIRPTPCCSPPKCVQMERHVIRPPPISPPPDRLPLDDGNNHVMRREVWMAVFTHLRHQDLCICMQVCKTWNRWCCDKRLWTKIDLNRCKSITPLMLSGIIRRQPISLDLSWTNISKKQLSWLINRLPGLRVLLLAGCSWAAVSALCTSSCPLLRTLDVQWVEGLKDNQIRDLLSSPTDNRPGHVDSRSKLRNVEDLCLVGLDITDTSLKLIIKHMPSLSRLDLSYCNHITDQSVNILTAAGTTTRDSLTHVKLSVCNRVTDQSLTYFKRCGNICHIDLRYCKQVTKEGCEQFIAEMSVIVQFGLIEEKLLSKLS